The proteins below are encoded in one region of Flavobacterium nackdongense:
- a CDS encoding four helix bundle protein: MSFKFEKLIIWQKSMDFGEEINAVIKEFPKHDMFNLASQMLRASDSVALNISEGSIEQSNAEFNRFLGYSVRSLAEVVTCLYKAKRRNYINDAVFDKLYKDSFDLMNMTIAFKSKLK; the protein is encoded by the coding sequence ATGAGTTTTAAATTCGAAAAGTTAATCATCTGGCAGAAATCAATGGATTTTGGAGAAGAAATTAATGCTGTCATTAAAGAATTTCCAAAACATGACATGTTTAATCTTGCTTCCCAAATGTTGCGAGCTTCAGACTCTGTAGCGCTAAATATTTCCGAAGGGTCAATAGAGCAATCTAATGCGGAGTTTAATCGATTTTTAGGCTATTCTGTCAGATCATTAGCCGAGGTAGTTACTTGTTTGTATAAAGCAAAGCGAAGGAACTACATTAATGATGCCGTTTTTGATAAACTTTATAAGGATTCATTTGATTTGATGAATATGACTATAGCATTTAAATCTAAATTGAAATAG
- the ruvB gene encoding Holliday junction branch migration DNA helicase RuvB has product MNENLDPTNSHYNPEELDLEKRLRPLSFDDFAGQDQILENLKVFVQAANQRNEALDHALFHGPPGLGKTTLANILANELQVGIKITSGPVLDKPGDLAGLLTNLEERDVLFIDEIHRLSPIVEEYLYSAMEDFKIDIMIESGPNARTVQINLNPFTLIGATTRSGLLTAPMRARFGISSRLQYYTTELLTTIVERSASILKMPISMEAAIEIAGRSRGTPRIANALLRRVRDFAQIKGNGTIDIEIARYALKALNVDAHGLDEMDNKILNTIIDKFKGGPVGLSTLATAVSESSETIEEVYEPFLIQEGFIMRTPRGREVTEKAYKHLGKVKTNIQGGLF; this is encoded by the coding sequence ATGAATGAAAATTTAGACCCAACAAACAGCCACTATAATCCTGAAGAACTGGATCTCGAAAAGAGATTAAGACCCTTGTCTTTTGACGATTTTGCAGGTCAGGACCAGATACTCGAAAACCTGAAAGTATTTGTTCAAGCGGCCAATCAACGAAATGAAGCCCTGGATCACGCCCTTTTTCACGGACCTCCAGGTTTAGGAAAAACTACTCTGGCCAATATCTTGGCCAATGAGTTGCAAGTAGGTATTAAAATTACCTCCGGCCCCGTTTTAGATAAACCCGGGGATTTGGCTGGTCTTTTGACAAATCTCGAAGAAAGAGATGTTTTGTTTATTGATGAAATCCATCGTTTGAGTCCCATCGTCGAAGAGTATTTGTATTCGGCAATGGAAGATTTCAAAATAGACATTATGATTGAATCGGGTCCAAACGCTAGAACTGTTCAAATCAATTTGAATCCGTTTACCTTAATTGGTGCCACCACGCGTTCTGGATTATTGACTGCTCCAATGCGAGCCCGTTTCGGAATATCCTCTCGTTTGCAGTATTACACCACCGAACTTTTAACGACCATTGTCGAAAGAAGCGCATCGATTCTTAAAATGCCCATTTCTATGGAAGCCGCTATCGAAATAGCAGGTCGCAGTAGAGGAACACCTCGTATAGCCAATGCTTTGTTGCGTAGAGTGCGTGATTTTGCGCAAATTAAAGGAAATGGAACCATCGATATCGAAATTGCTCGCTATGCCTTAAAAGCGTTGAATGTCGATGCCCACGGTTTAGACGAAATGGATAATAAAATTCTAAACACTATTATTGATAAATTCAAAGGGGGTCCGGTGGGTTTATCTACTTTGGCGACAGCCGTATCCGAAAGTAGCGAAACCATCGAAGAAGTCTATGAGCCTTTCCTAATTCAGGAAGGTTTTATTATGCGGACACCTAGAGGAAGAGAAGTGACCGAAAAAGCATACAAACATCTTGGCAAAGTGAAAACTAATATTCAGGGAGGGCTTTTTTAA
- the queG gene encoding tRNA epoxyqueuosine(34) reductase QueG produces MIPANSQLPSSSSHLPTSSSHLPTSSSHLPASRYTSFIKAESKRLGFLSCGISKAGFLEEEAPRLEHWLNKQMNGQMSYMENHFDKRLNPTLLVDDAKSVVSLLLNYFPSELQNEDSYKISKYAYGQDYHFVIKEKLKELLHFIQDTIGAVSGRAFVDSAPVLDKAWAAKSGLGWIGKNSNLLTQKLGSFYFIAELIIDLELDYDTPTTDHCGACTACIDACPTQAIVAPYVVDGSKCISYFTIELKENIPTEMKGKLDDWIFGCDVCQEVCPWNRFSKAHSEPLFNPNKELLSMSKKDWQEITEETFKTVFKNSPLKRTKYSGISRNIDFLKETKNR; encoded by the coding sequence ATGATTCCCGCTAATTCCCAACTCCCATCTAGCAGCTCTCATCTTCCAACTTCTAGCTCCCATCTTCCAACTTCTAGCTCCCATCTTCCTGCTTCCCGCTATACTTCTTTTATTAAGGCCGAATCTAAACGCCTCGGCTTTTTGTCTTGTGGCATATCCAAGGCGGGTTTTCTGGAGGAAGAAGCGCCTCGATTAGAACATTGGCTAAATAAGCAAATGAACGGTCAAATGTCCTATATGGAGAACCATTTTGACAAACGTTTAAATCCAACTTTATTAGTCGATGATGCCAAAAGCGTGGTTTCTCTTTTATTAAATTATTTCCCTTCTGAGCTTCAAAATGAAGACTCTTATAAAATTTCTAAATACGCTTACGGACAGGATTATCATTTTGTCATCAAAGAAAAACTGAAGGAATTACTCCATTTCATTCAAGATACTATTGGGGCAGTTTCAGGTCGAGCGTTTGTCGATTCGGCTCCGGTTTTAGACAAAGCTTGGGCGGCCAAAAGTGGGTTGGGTTGGATTGGTAAAAACAGCAATTTACTAACCCAAAAACTAGGCTCTTTTTATTTCATCGCTGAACTTATTATTGATTTGGAATTAGATTATGACACACCTACTACCGATCATTGTGGTGCTTGTACAGCCTGTATTGATGCTTGTCCCACCCAAGCCATTGTAGCGCCATATGTGGTGGATGGAAGCAAATGTATTTCCTATTTCACGATCGAACTCAAAGAAAACATTCCGACTGAGATGAAGGGAAAATTGGATGATTGGATTTTTGGTTGCGATGTCTGCCAAGAGGTTTGTCCTTGGAATCGATTTTCGAAAGCACATAGCGAACCCCTTTTCAATCCGAATAAGGAGCTGCTTTCTATGTCCAAAAAAGATTGGCAAGAAATTACCGAAGAAACCTTCAAGACAGTTTTTAAAAACTCTCCATTAAAAAGGACGAAGTATTCAGGGATCAGTAGGAATATCGATTTTTTGAAAGAAACGAAAAACCGATAG